The following coding sequences lie in one Arachis hypogaea cultivar Tifrunner chromosome 4, arahy.Tifrunner.gnm2.J5K5, whole genome shotgun sequence genomic window:
- the LOC112796948 gene encoding uncharacterized protein — protein sequence METLTIMASGSNDSVGLVLAALSDKLYIIKSGCGAGSGIKMVNQLLAGVHIASAAEAMAFGARLGLNTRLLFNFITISGGTSWMLENRVPHMLDND from the exons ATGGAAACACTTACG ATAATGGCTTCGGGATCCAATGATAGTGTTGGTTTAGTCTTAGCAG CCTTAAGTGATAAGCTTTACATTATTAAAAGTGGTTGTGGTGCTGGAag TGGTATAAAGATGGTTAACCAATTGCTTGCTGGAGTTCACATAGCATCGGCTGCTGAGGCAATGGCATTTGGAGCAAGACTGGGTCTAAATACAAGACTGTTGTTTAATTTTATTACAATTAGTGGGGGTACATCCTG GATGCTTGAAAATCGTGTCCCACACATGCTAGATAATGATTAG